From the Gemmatimonadota bacterium genome, one window contains:
- a CDS encoding tetratricopeptide repeat protein has protein sequence MLFNGLAGDSVFIVEIDEGIHSLSNLPTRLLEPSWPGPAGREMGAWRPMHTALVALTWAAGSGRPVAFHIVNLMLHAAVIVLVLFVLFELLPPTAAAAGGLIFAIHPVHIEVVVDVPGAAEMLAAIFALSAALLHLRAPERYGLGRALGVTGLYVFAVLSKESGAALPLLLFLLDAARTDMTPRRTLAYARSHGPLYVLMAAALATALLVRMNVLGAVASTPTPFGMQALEDMPRVWTVMQAWAHYVRLLIFPLDLSIDNTPRILPVAFGWTPLAITGVSMVLMAFAAALWSWRVGDVLDPRRSSIRVIGFGVLWVAAALLPVANVFYLGPVLVAERHLYLPSLGFVAIIGWLVTRLEARRTHAGMAVVAVLILAGTVRTVTRVPDWRDNDTLWGELLESHPESGSAWVAFAERLYREGRPREGLRAYGVAAGLVGIGQGQAVVLSAHLLEMNRPESARFFLRRAWRQRPDLYNAPALLSEVSRRLGRLEEAAAAGRAATILTPSNPSNHHLLGQALTALGRNAEAIDAREMALRKGFPNVALEWLYISIDYAVLTDTTAALAALDSASVHAVTDEVRSALAAAREALIAGR, from the coding sequence GTGCTGTTCAACGGCCTCGCCGGTGACAGCGTCTTCATCGTCGAGATCGACGAGGGCATCCATTCCCTCTCGAATCTGCCGACGCGCCTTCTCGAACCTTCGTGGCCAGGCCCCGCGGGTCGGGAGATGGGGGCCTGGCGTCCGATGCACACGGCCCTCGTCGCGCTGACCTGGGCCGCAGGGAGTGGACGCCCGGTAGCGTTCCACATCGTGAACCTCATGCTTCACGCAGCGGTGATCGTGCTCGTGCTATTCGTTCTCTTCGAGCTGCTCCCGCCCACGGCTGCCGCGGCCGGCGGCCTCATTTTCGCGATTCACCCCGTGCACATCGAGGTCGTCGTGGACGTCCCGGGCGCAGCAGAGATGCTCGCCGCCATTTTTGCCCTGTCGGCGGCCCTCCTGCACCTCAGAGCTCCCGAGCGGTATGGCCTTGGGCGGGCGCTCGGCGTGACCGGCCTCTACGTCTTCGCCGTGCTGTCGAAAGAGAGCGGCGCGGCGCTCCCACTTCTGCTCTTTCTGCTCGACGCCGCGCGGACGGACATGACGCCACGCCGCACGCTCGCTTACGCGCGCTCTCATGGTCCGCTATACGTACTGATGGCGGCTGCGCTGGCCACGGCTCTCCTGGTCCGCATGAACGTGCTCGGAGCCGTGGCATCGACACCGACGCCCTTCGGCATGCAGGCGCTCGAAGACATGCCGCGGGTGTGGACGGTGATGCAGGCCTGGGCACACTACGTTCGCCTGCTCATCTTCCCGCTCGATCTGTCCATCGATAATACCCCGCGAATACTTCCCGTCGCGTTCGGCTGGACTCCGCTCGCGATCACCGGCGTGTCGATGGTGCTGATGGCCTTCGCCGCGGCCTTGTGGAGCTGGCGGGTCGGCGATGTTCTCGATCCACGCCGTAGCTCCATTCGAGTCATTGGATTTGGTGTGCTCTGGGTGGCCGCAGCCCTGCTTCCGGTCGCCAACGTCTTCTACCTGGGCCCGGTCCTGGTGGCAGAGCGACACCTGTACCTGCCGTCGTTGGGCTTTGTCGCGATCATCGGGTGGCTCGTGACCCGTCTCGAAGCCCGGCGGACCCACGCGGGCATGGCAGTCGTCGCGGTCCTGATCCTCGCCGGTACGGTCCGCACCGTGACGCGGGTCCCCGATTGGCGCGACAACGACACGCTTTGGGGGGAATTGCTCGAGTCACACCCCGAATCCGGATCCGCGTGGGTCGCGTTCGCTGAACGCCTGTACAGGGAAGGGCGGCCGAGGGAGGGGCTCCGTGCGTACGGGGTTGCCGCCGGCCTCGTGGGGATCGGGCAAGGCCAAGCGGTGGTCTTGAGCGCTCACCTGTTGGAGATGAACCGGCCAGAGTCCGCGCGCTTCTTCCTACGGCGGGCGTGGCGCCAGCGGCCTGATTTGTACAACGCGCCCGCGCTTCTCTCGGAAGTCTCCCGCCGGCTGGGTCGCCTCGAAGAAGCTGCGGCGGCTGGGCGTGCTGCGACCATCCTCACTCCGTCGAACCCGTCGAACCATCACCTCCTGGGGCAGGCTCTCACCGCGCTGGGGCGCAACGCCGAGGCAATCGACGCGCGGGAGATGGCGCTGCGCAAGGGCTTTCCCAACGTCGCCCTCGAGTGGCTCTATATCTCCATCGACTACGCAGTCCTAACCGATACGACCGCGGCGCTCGCCGCACTCGACTCCGCATCCGTCCATGCGGTGACGGACGAGGTGCGCAGCGCTCTGGCGGCGGCGCGGGAGGCGCTCATCGCTGGGCGCTGA
- a CDS encoding prolyl oligopeptidase family serine peptidase translates to MGLFTAGETFKSGAALSSVTDWAHYNHGYTSSILNLPQDDEQAYEQSSPIYFAENFGPDQHLVMLHGMVDTNVHFADVVRLAQRLIELGKENWELAVYPVENHGFVEPASWTDEYRRIYEIFERTLRKPGCTDGGGFCAVRGSGPS, encoded by the coding sequence ATGGGGCTCTTCACAGCGGGGGAAACCTTCAAGTCCGGCGCGGCGCTCAGCTCCGTAACGGACTGGGCGCACTACAACCACGGCTATACGAGCTCCATTCTGAACCTCCCGCAGGATGACGAGCAGGCGTATGAGCAGTCCTCGCCGATTTACTTCGCCGAGAACTTCGGTCCGGATCAGCACCTCGTGATGCTGCACGGAATGGTGGACACCAACGTGCACTTTGCCGACGTGGTCCGTCTCGCCCAGCGGCTCATCGAGCTGGGTAAGGAGAATTGGGAACTGGCCGTCTACCCAGTCGAGAACCACGGATTCGTCGAGCCCGCCTCCTGGACCGACGAATACCGGAGGATCTACGAGATCTTCGAACGCACGCTACGGAAACCTGGCTGCACGGACGGCGGTGGCTTCTGCGCGGTGCGCGGGAGTGGGCCGTCCTGA